A stretch of the Clavibacter sp. B3I6 genome encodes the following:
- a CDS encoding TetR/AcrR family transcriptional regulator: MTSLASARAPRRDAASNRQALLAAAVVALDRDPDASLETIAGVAGLSRRAVYGHFATRDDLVREVLQRGARRIVESLAGITHADSRVHVALIGARLWAEVEQVRVMARVAVRGPLAREVAAELAPLRAELLRVVERGIAAGELRGDMPAPTLARLVEGGALAVLDEATRSDIGRAEGHTLVILTSLALCGLDWRAAGDLIAATPELREAAPRVTSAPAREAGR; the protein is encoded by the coding sequence ATGACCTCCCTCGCCTCCGCACGCGCGCCCCGCAGGGACGCCGCGAGCAACCGCCAGGCCCTCCTCGCCGCCGCGGTCGTCGCGCTCGACCGCGACCCGGACGCCTCCCTCGAGACCATCGCCGGCGTCGCCGGCCTCAGCCGCCGCGCCGTCTACGGGCACTTCGCGACGCGCGACGACCTCGTCCGCGAGGTGCTGCAGCGCGGCGCCCGGCGCATCGTCGAGTCGCTCGCCGGCATCACCCACGCCGACAGCCGGGTCCACGTCGCCCTCATCGGCGCGCGGCTCTGGGCCGAGGTCGAGCAGGTGCGCGTGATGGCGCGGGTCGCCGTGCGCGGGCCGCTCGCGCGCGAGGTCGCGGCCGAGCTCGCGCCGCTCCGCGCCGAGCTGCTGCGGGTCGTCGAGCGCGGCATCGCCGCGGGCGAGCTGCGCGGCGACATGCCGGCACCGACCCTCGCGCGCCTCGTCGAGGGCGGCGCGCTCGCGGTGCTCGACGAGGCCACGCGCAGCGACATCGGCCGCGCGGAGGGGCACACGCTCGTGATCCTCACCTCCCTCGCCCTCTGCGGGCTCGACTGGCGCGCGGCCGGCGACCTCATCGCCGCCACCCCGGAGCTGCGCGAGGCCGCGCCCCGCGTGACGTCGGCGCCCGCGCGGGAGGCGGGCCGATGA
- a CDS encoding YhgE/Pip family protein: protein MRLLPLVRAELTRLTATTMSKVALVALVLVPVLYGGLYLWANQDPYSSLDRVPAALVVADQGTTVDGKPVDYGTDVAADVLEDASFDWHEVSSAEARTGLENGTYDFTLTIPAGFSDALASSSGADPQQARVVMATDDANSYLATTIAQQAGARITKSVASRVGTEAAGKLLLGLADVRSSLGDAASGAQQLVDGTATARSGADELAAGNGQLATGADALSSGLGQLRSGTAQLPAQTRQLATGADQVADGAATLSTGATDFSTGAAALTPGAQQVADGARQVADGNRQIAALGSTASAGADDLAAEVPAIRAAIVARMTAAGIPQAEIDQALARLDGLGKGITDAAATTDGLSAQLTQLATGSEQVAQGSAQVADGAGKLQTGSAALAQGAGTLATGSRQVADGADALAAASPALASGIAQAADGSATLATGAHSASDGAASLASGLGTLQDGATTLRDGLDSGLDRIPASTDTQRDAQADTIGDPVALRQDAVTEAGEYGAGLAPFFISLAAWIGIYALFLIVKPLSRRAITARKAPLKVTLAGWLTPALLGVVQMAGLYAIVAGALGFRIAHPLAMYGTMVLASITFAAIILALNVLLGSVGQFLGLVLMVVQLVTAGGTFPWQTLPGPLAALHHVLPMSFAVDALRQLMYGGDLGKAAQDAGVLALWLVGGLAVALAGAIRITSHRTLRDLRPSLIG from the coding sequence ATGAGACTCCTCCCCCTGGTGCGCGCGGAGCTGACGCGCCTCACCGCCACCACCATGTCCAAGGTCGCGCTCGTCGCGCTCGTGCTGGTGCCCGTGCTCTACGGCGGCCTGTACCTGTGGGCGAACCAGGATCCGTACAGCAGCCTCGACAGGGTGCCCGCCGCCCTCGTCGTCGCCGACCAGGGCACGACGGTGGACGGGAAGCCGGTCGACTACGGCACCGACGTCGCCGCGGACGTGCTCGAGGACGCCTCCTTCGACTGGCACGAGGTCTCCTCCGCCGAGGCGCGGACGGGCCTCGAGAACGGCACGTACGACTTCACGCTGACGATCCCCGCCGGCTTCTCGGACGCGCTCGCGTCCTCCTCCGGCGCGGATCCGCAGCAGGCCCGGGTGGTCATGGCCACCGACGACGCGAACAGCTACCTCGCGACGACCATCGCCCAGCAGGCGGGCGCCCGGATCACGAAGTCGGTCGCCTCGCGCGTCGGCACCGAGGCCGCGGGCAAGCTCCTCCTCGGGCTCGCGGACGTGCGCTCGAGCCTCGGCGACGCCGCGTCCGGCGCGCAGCAGCTCGTCGACGGCACGGCCACCGCGCGCTCCGGCGCGGACGAGCTCGCGGCCGGCAACGGGCAGCTCGCCACCGGCGCGGACGCGCTCTCCTCCGGCCTCGGCCAGCTCCGCTCCGGGACGGCGCAGCTCCCCGCGCAGACGCGGCAGCTCGCGACGGGCGCGGACCAGGTCGCGGACGGCGCGGCCACGCTCTCCACCGGGGCGACCGACTTCTCCACGGGCGCCGCCGCGCTCACCCCGGGCGCGCAGCAGGTCGCGGACGGCGCACGGCAGGTGGCCGACGGGAACCGGCAGATCGCCGCGCTCGGATCCACGGCCTCCGCCGGCGCCGACGACCTCGCCGCCGAGGTGCCCGCCATCCGCGCCGCGATCGTGGCGCGCATGACGGCCGCCGGGATCCCGCAGGCCGAGATCGACCAGGCCCTAGCGCGCCTCGACGGGCTCGGGAAGGGCATCACCGACGCCGCCGCGACGACCGACGGCCTGAGCGCCCAGCTCACGCAGCTCGCGACCGGCAGCGAGCAGGTCGCCCAGGGCAGCGCTCAGGTCGCCGACGGCGCCGGGAAGCTGCAGACGGGATCCGCCGCGCTCGCCCAGGGCGCCGGCACCCTGGCGACCGGCAGCCGCCAGGTAGCGGACGGCGCGGATGCGCTGGCCGCCGCCTCTCCCGCGCTCGCCTCCGGGATCGCCCAAGCTGCCGACGGCAGCGCGACGCTCGCGACCGGTGCGCACTCCGCGTCCGACGGCGCGGCCTCGCTCGCGTCCGGCCTCGGCACGCTGCAGGACGGCGCCACGACGCTGCGCGACGGCCTCGACTCGGGCCTCGACCGGATCCCCGCGTCCACCGACACCCAGCGCGACGCGCAGGCCGACACGATCGGCGACCCCGTCGCCCTCCGCCAGGACGCGGTGACCGAGGCCGGCGAGTACGGCGCCGGGCTCGCGCCGTTCTTCATCAGCCTCGCCGCGTGGATCGGCATCTACGCCCTGTTCCTCATCGTGAAGCCGCTGTCCCGCCGCGCGATCACGGCCCGGAAGGCGCCGCTGAAGGTCACGCTCGCCGGCTGGCTGACGCCCGCGCTCCTCGGCGTCGTGCAGATGGCGGGGCTCTACGCGATCGTGGCCGGAGCGCTCGGCTTCCGGATCGCCCACCCGCTCGCCATGTACGGGACGATGGTGCTCGCCTCGATCACGTTCGCGGCCATCATCCTCGCGCTCAACGTGCTGCTCGGCAGCGTCGGCCAGTTCCTCGGCCTCGTGCTCATGGTCGTGCAGCTCGTCACCGCGGGCGGCACGTTCCCCTGGCAGACGCTCCCCGGGCCGCTCGCCGCGCTGCACCACGTGCTGCCCATGAGCTTCGCGGTCGACGCGCTCCGCCAGCTGATGTACGGCGGCGACCTCGGGAAGGCGGCGCAGGACGCGGGCGTGCTCGCGCTGTGGCTCGTCGGCGGGCTCGCGGTGGCGCTGGCCGGGGCGATCCGCATCACGTCGCACCGGACCCTGCGGGACCTGCGGCCGTCGCTGATCGGGTGA
- a CDS encoding cyanamide hydratase, translated as MRIADFPVPDTVAARGALELATSYQSAAITAHGIRSWLWAEAFAVVDGLAGVDHEILYVSAVLHDIGTVAEYDNHTVSYEHAGGHVGVALTAGAGWPAARRQRVLDAIVRHNWPSVDPELDVEGHLLEVATGLDISGARPDALPEEYLREVLRAHPRGALAAEFGACVRDQAERKPGTAARRLVDGGLVGKLAANPLERLA; from the coding sequence ATGCGCATCGCCGACTTCCCCGTGCCCGACACGGTCGCCGCCCGGGGCGCCCTCGAGCTCGCCACCTCGTACCAGTCCGCCGCGATCACGGCCCACGGGATCCGCTCGTGGCTGTGGGCGGAGGCGTTCGCGGTGGTCGACGGGCTGGCCGGGGTCGACCACGAGATCCTCTACGTCTCCGCCGTGCTGCACGACATCGGCACGGTCGCCGAGTACGACAACCACACCGTCTCGTACGAGCACGCGGGCGGGCACGTGGGCGTCGCGCTCACCGCGGGCGCCGGCTGGCCCGCCGCGCGCCGGCAGCGCGTGCTCGACGCGATCGTGCGGCACAACTGGCCGTCGGTGGATCCGGAGCTCGACGTCGAGGGGCACCTCCTGGAGGTCGCGACCGGGCTCGACATCTCCGGCGCCCGGCCGGACGCGCTCCCCGAGGAGTACCTGCGCGAGGTGCTGCGGGCGCATCCGCGGGGCGCGCTCGCCGCGGAGTTCGGCGCGTGCGTGCGCGACCAGGCGGAGCGGAAGCCCGGCACGGCCGCGCGCCGCCTCGTCGACGGCGGCCTCGTGGGGAAGCTCGCCGCGAACCCGCTGGAGCGGCTCGCGTGA
- a CDS encoding LamG-like jellyroll fold domain-containing protein, which translates to MTQDPENASPSALSRRGFLITSGAAGALGVAGLGGALPAAGAPLAATAAKAPPAQQGPGGRWRTDTASPRFTIAVLPDTQYLFDGAAIHPEPLEASLRYVLAERDRHNIVFLAHLGDVTQNGAAAEVQAASAQFTLLDRAGAAWSVLAGNHDVPGDSDDQRGRTPYLDAFGPKRFAKSPSFRGSSPDGYNSFHTFTAGGRDWLVLALDWRTSARGVEWARGVLAAHPTLPVILTAHAIVDSRPDGSALLDGYGQGLWDSFISQHDQIFLTLNGHYWKPGRTTMRNRAGHDVDMHLVNYQDRYYGGAAMIRLYHVDLERNAIDVETLSPFILGGGLGTGNELADEEARLSGDVDRFTVSVDFEQRFAGFAPVPVRPVRPAAQMLVPGTVAYWRFDGQPDGSALGPATRIPDASGHGNDLVVADRAGAAPGSLRFSAEHHDDSPSAGSLSLTGGKATGDHLRTVDGAPLDAATFRRGYTFEAYLRIPEGYGGGDAWSSIISQSASAKDAGKATSSGDPDEPAVVLTVSGSREMQWAVYPTSQDGSLTNWSHELPAATWWHVAVVNDGQHTTMYVDGNPVVRNPTTPNRGLASAGRSWLVGANHYGGQLDHVYPGSIGDVRIVERALKPSEFMNA; encoded by the coding sequence GTGACCCAGGACCCCGAGAACGCCTCACCCTCCGCCCTCTCCCGCCGCGGCTTCCTCATCACGAGCGGCGCCGCCGGCGCGCTCGGCGTGGCCGGCCTCGGCGGCGCGCTGCCCGCGGCCGGCGCCCCCCTCGCCGCCACCGCCGCCAAGGCGCCGCCCGCGCAGCAGGGCCCCGGCGGCCGGTGGCGGACCGACACCGCGTCACCCCGCTTCACGATCGCCGTGCTGCCCGACACGCAGTACCTCTTCGACGGTGCCGCGATCCACCCGGAGCCGCTCGAGGCGTCCCTGCGCTACGTGCTCGCCGAGCGCGACCGGCACAACATCGTGTTCCTCGCGCACCTCGGCGACGTGACCCAGAACGGCGCCGCCGCCGAGGTCCAGGCCGCGAGCGCCCAGTTCACGCTCCTCGACCGGGCGGGCGCCGCCTGGAGCGTGCTCGCGGGCAACCACGACGTCCCCGGCGACAGCGACGACCAGCGCGGCCGCACCCCCTACCTCGACGCGTTCGGCCCGAAGCGGTTCGCCAAGTCGCCGAGCTTCCGCGGATCCAGCCCCGACGGCTACAACAGCTTCCACACCTTCACCGCGGGCGGCCGCGACTGGCTCGTCCTCGCGCTCGACTGGCGCACGAGCGCCCGCGGCGTCGAGTGGGCGCGCGGCGTGCTGGCGGCGCACCCGACCCTGCCGGTGATCCTCACGGCGCACGCCATCGTCGACTCCCGGCCCGACGGATCCGCCCTCCTCGACGGCTACGGCCAGGGCCTCTGGGACTCCTTCATCTCCCAGCACGACCAGATCTTCCTCACCCTCAACGGCCACTACTGGAAGCCCGGCCGGACGACCATGCGGAACCGCGCGGGCCACGACGTGGACATGCACCTCGTCAACTACCAGGACCGCTACTACGGCGGCGCCGCGATGATCCGGCTGTACCACGTGGACCTCGAGCGGAACGCGATCGACGTCGAGACCCTCTCGCCCTTCATCCTCGGCGGCGGCCTCGGCACCGGCAACGAGCTGGCGGACGAGGAGGCGCGCCTCTCCGGCGACGTCGACCGGTTCACCGTGTCGGTCGACTTCGAGCAGCGGTTCGCCGGCTTCGCGCCGGTGCCCGTGCGACCCGTCCGGCCCGCCGCGCAGATGCTCGTGCCCGGCACGGTCGCGTACTGGCGCTTCGACGGGCAGCCGGACGGATCCGCGCTCGGCCCGGCCACCCGGATCCCCGACGCCTCCGGCCACGGCAACGACCTGGTCGTGGCGGACCGCGCGGGTGCCGCGCCCGGATCGCTCCGCTTCTCCGCGGAGCACCACGACGACTCGCCGAGCGCCGGCAGCCTGTCGCTCACGGGCGGCAAGGCCACGGGCGACCACCTCCGCACCGTCGACGGGGCCCCGCTCGACGCGGCGACCTTCCGCCGTGGCTACACGTTCGAGGCCTACCTGCGGATCCCCGAGGGCTACGGCGGCGGCGACGCCTGGAGCTCGATCATCTCCCAGTCGGCCTCCGCGAAGGACGCCGGCAAGGCGACCTCCTCGGGCGACCCGGACGAGCCCGCCGTGGTCCTCACCGTGTCCGGCAGCCGCGAGATGCAGTGGGCGGTGTACCCGACCAGCCAGGACGGATCGCTCACGAACTGGTCGCACGAGCTGCCCGCGGCCACCTGGTGGCACGTCGCGGTGGTCAACGACGGCCAGCACACGACGATGTACGTCGACGGGAACCCCGTCGTGCGGAACCCGACGACGCCGAATCGCGGGCTCGCGTCCGCCGGCAGGTCGTGGCTGGTCGGCGCCAACCACTACGGCGGGCAGCTCGACCACGTGTACCCGGGATCCATCGGCGACGTGCGCATCGTGGAGCGCGCGCTGAAGCCCTCGGAGTTCATGAACGCCTGA
- a CDS encoding Gfo/Idh/MocA family protein, giving the protein MVSLGIVGAGQFAGQFATLFKVHPDVDRVIVTDLLRERADELVSREGLDGAVDSFDALLESDVDAIAIFTQRWTHGPLVVRALHAGKHVYSAVPMAVSEQEIADIIDAVRATGLTYMMGETSYYNPATVFARKKVAEGAFGRVFYAEGDYVHDMDLGFYAAYQYSGGEDWKRTASYPPMHYPTHSIGGVLGAIPGHAVSVSCIGVRDDRGDGVFDREVSQFDNDFSNASALFELDGGGVMRINEMRRVGYPSQIRESRFRYFGTEASFEQTATVSFWQDKSDVTDISEELTTQPSMSLDDPSLAHIAPELRESFVSGYAPVHDVDRLPEVYHGMPSGHEGSHHFLVDDFIRAVVDGTLPPVNAWVAARYTLPGIVAHQSALRGGERLDVPDFGDAPDPVPVPGGSDDADRIAPSSR; this is encoded by the coding sequence ATGGTCTCGCTAGGCATCGTCGGCGCCGGGCAGTTCGCCGGGCAGTTCGCCACCCTCTTCAAGGTCCACCCCGACGTCGACCGCGTCATCGTCACCGACCTGCTCCGGGAACGCGCGGACGAGCTCGTCTCCCGCGAGGGCCTCGACGGGGCGGTCGACTCGTTCGACGCACTGCTCGAGTCCGACGTGGACGCCATCGCGATCTTCACCCAGCGGTGGACGCACGGGCCGCTGGTGGTCCGCGCCCTCCACGCCGGCAAGCACGTGTACTCGGCGGTGCCGATGGCCGTCTCCGAGCAGGAGATCGCCGACATCATCGACGCCGTCCGCGCGACGGGGCTCACCTACATGATGGGCGAGACGAGCTACTACAACCCGGCCACGGTCTTCGCGCGCAAGAAGGTCGCCGAGGGCGCGTTCGGCCGCGTCTTCTACGCGGAGGGCGACTACGTCCACGACATGGACCTCGGCTTCTACGCCGCGTACCAGTACAGCGGCGGGGAGGACTGGAAGCGCACCGCCAGCTACCCGCCCATGCACTACCCGACGCACTCCATCGGCGGCGTGCTCGGCGCGATCCCCGGTCACGCGGTCAGCGTCAGCTGCATCGGCGTCCGCGACGACCGCGGCGACGGCGTGTTCGACCGCGAGGTGAGCCAGTTCGACAACGACTTCTCGAACGCGAGCGCCCTGTTCGAGCTCGACGGCGGCGGGGTGATGCGCATCAACGAGATGCGGAGGGTCGGCTACCCGTCGCAGATCCGCGAGTCCCGGTTCCGCTACTTCGGCACCGAGGCCAGCTTCGAGCAGACGGCGACCGTGAGCTTCTGGCAGGACAAGTCGGACGTCACGGACATCAGCGAGGAGCTGACGACGCAGCCGAGCATGTCGCTCGACGACCCCTCCCTCGCGCACATCGCCCCCGAGCTGCGCGAGTCGTTCGTGTCCGGCTACGCCCCGGTGCACGACGTCGACCGCCTGCCGGAGGTGTACCACGGCATGCCGAGCGGCCACGAGGGGAGCCACCACTTCCTGGTCGACGACTTCATCCGCGCCGTCGTGGACGGGACGCTGCCGCCGGTCAACGCCTGGGTGGCGGCGAGGTACACGCTCCCCGGCATCGTCGCCCACCAGTCGGCCCTGCGCGGCGGCGAG